One stretch of Prunus persica cultivar Lovell chromosome G1, Prunus_persica_NCBIv2, whole genome shotgun sequence DNA includes these proteins:
- the LOC18790898 gene encoding putative serine/threonine-protein kinase gives MEMNSTSKPTSPALFFFLGGIVMLIILLVLIFVFRKLIKPEELKKLVARARRQPESKDLFSGNLRTISYFDFRTLKMATKNFHPGNLLGVGGFGPVYRGKLGDGRLIAAKKLCLDKSQQGESEFLTEVKLITSVQHRNLVRLIGCCSDGPQRLLVYEYMKNRSLDLIVYGKSDRFLNWSTRFQIIVGIARGLQYLHEDSPLRIIHRDIKASNILLDEKYQPKIGDFGLARFFPEDQAYLSTTFAGTLGYTAPEYAIRGELSEKADIYSFGVLVLEIISGRKNTDLTLPSEMQYLPEYAWKLFETSNVIELVDPKLHENGFVERDVLQAIQVAFLCLQPHANLRPPMSEVVAMLTCKVEMIGTPMKPAFLARRRTKDQNLSWDTISEVFPSPFQSESTSLPKPPT, from the exons ATGGAGATGAACTCCACTTCTAAGCCGACGTCTCCAGCGCTGTTCTTTTTCCTCGGAGGGATAGTCATGCTCATAATTTTGCTTGTTCTGATATTCGTGTTTCGGAAACTGATCAAACCAGAAGAGCTTAAGAAATTGGTAGCACGAGCCAGAAGGCAGCCAG AATCCAAAGATTTGTTCAGTGGGAACCTTCGAACAATAAGCTATTTCGACTTCCGGACATTGAAGATGGCAACCAAGAACTTTCATCCTGGTAATCTCCTTGGAGTAGGTGGATTTGGCCCTGTCTATCGG GGAAAACTAGGAGATGGGAGGCTAATTGCTGCTAAGAAATTGTGCCTTGACAAATCTCAACAAGGAGAATCAGAATTTCTTACAGAGGTAAAGTTGATCACTAGCGTTCAGCACAGGAACTTGGTTCGGCTTATCGGATGTTGCTCAGATGGGCCTCAACGGCTGCTTGTGTATGAATACATGAAAAACAGGAGCTTGGACCTCATAGTATATG GAAAAAGTGATCGGTTCCTGAACTGGAGCACCAGGTTCCAGATAATTGTGGGTATTGCTCGAGGTTTACAGTATCTGCATGAGGATTCTCCGCTAAGAATTATCCACAGAGATATCAAGGCAAGCAACATTCTTCTTGATGAGAAATACCAACCAAAGATTGGAGATTTTGGGCTGGCTAGGTTCTTCCCTGAAGACCAAGCTTATCTCAGTACAACATTTGCTGGAACTTT GGGTTATACAGCACCGGAATATGCTATTAGAGGAGAATTGTCCGAAAAGGCGGACATATATAGTTTTGGAGTTCTTGTGCTTGAAATAATTAGCGGAAGAAAAAACACAGATCTCACTTTACCATCAGAAATGCAATACCTCCCTGAATAT GCATGGAAGTTATTCGAGACGTCAAATGTGATCGAGCTAGTAGATCCAAAATTGCATGAAAATGGATTTGTGGAAAGGGATGTTTTGCAAGCAATCCAAGTTGCCTTCTTATGTCTTCAGCCTCATGCAAATCTGAGACCCCCAATGTCAGAGGTTGTAGCAATGCTAACTTGCAAAGTTGAAATGATTGGAACACCTATGAAACCTGCCTTCTTAGCACGAAGACGCACGAAAGATCAGAACCTTTCTTGGGATACAATATCTGAGGTCTTCCCTTCTCCCTTTCAGAGTGAATCTACCTCATTACCTAAACCACCAACTTGA
- the LOC18791482 gene encoding uncharacterized protein LOC18791482 isoform X5, with protein MYQCFMEMGFSDVNNYYANADHLEGKSLKKKLNSIIARHQSLSYREVWNALKLLDASDVDNPKASSGIVEIYSLRVVPKSLAGKPDGWNREHLWPRSYGLKDGSSLTDLHNIRPADVNVNSSRGNKYYGECNVYSTKCLKPANKEAALDTETDKDRWAPPKQHRGDIARALMYMAVCYGFRQPDGGPALHLSDSPKSSATSEMGLLSTLLKWNEIDPPSREEKLRNERVCKFYQHNRNPFVDHPEYASLIWEEHSSLRLPRSHEIHNKRQFKTSCCLGAPGNMSSRSSVDRLQTFKERHGGIAMTGTKQF; from the exons ATGTATCAATGTTTCATGGAGATGGGTTTCTCAG ATGTTAACAATTACTATGCCAATGCGGATCATTTAGAGGGTAAATCACTCAAGAAAAAACTGAATTCCATCATAGCCCGGCACCAATCTTTATCCTACAGAGAG GTGTGGAATGCCCTCAAGCTTCTTGATGCTTCGGATGTTGACAACCCCAAAGCTTCGTCAGGGAT AGTTGAAATTTACTCCTTGAGGGTTGTACCCAAGTCGTTAGCTGGAAAGCCTGACGGATGGAATA GGGAGCATCTATGGCCTCGTTCTTATGGGTTAAAAGATGGTTCCTCCTTGACTGATTTACACAACATTCGCCCAGCAGATGTGAATG TCAATTCATCCAGGGGGAACAAATACTACGGAGAATGCAATGTTTACTCAACTAAGTGTTTGAAGCCAGCAAACAAAGAAGCTGCTTTGGACACGGAAACTGACAAGGACAGATGGGCACCACCTAAACAg CATAGAGGAGATATTGCAAGGGCGCTGATGTACATGGCAGTATGTTACGGGTTTCGTCAACCAGATGGAGGCCCAGCTCTTCACCTTTCAGATTCTCCAAAAAGTT CAGCAACTAGTGAGATGGGACTGCTTTCTACATTGTTAAAGTGGAATGAGATTGACCCACCttcaagagaagagaagtTGAGAAATGAAAGAGTCTGCAAGTTTTATCAGCACAATAGAAATCCTTTTGTAGACCATCCAGAGTATGCAAGTCTCATATGGGAAGAACACAGTTCTCTTCGCCTTCCAAGGAGTCATGAAATTCACAACAAAAGACAGTTCAAGACAAG TTGTTGTTTGGGTGCTCCGGGAAACATGAGCAGCCGATCCTCAGTTGACAGGCTTCAAACCTTCAAGGAAAGACATGGTGGAATTGCTATGACAGGCACGAAACAATTTTAG
- the LOC18791482 gene encoding uncharacterized protein LOC18791482 isoform X3 has product MQSPVVATKFHCTKSAIYSTGHCKKRTTIFHFKFTRSSTFRIQRFNLACHNRNPENHLVSPWSSDIFPRGIRNCTECINVSWRWVSQVISFYLFCLNLVADAVAIDYPSPSFVYACEDVNNYYANADHLEGKSLKKKLNSIIARHQSLSYREVWNALKLLDASDVDNPKASSGIVEIYSLRVVPKSLAGKPDGWNREHLWPRSYGLKDGSSLTDLHNIRPADVNVNSSRGNKYYGECNVYSTKCLKPANKEAALDTETDKDRWAPPKQHRGDIARALMYMAVCYGFRQPDGGPALHLSDSPKSSATSEMGLLSTLLKWNEIDPPSREEKLRNERVCKFYQHNRNPFVDHPEYASLIWEEHSSLRLPRSHEIHNKRQFKTSRSSVDRLQTFKERHGGIAMTGTKQF; this is encoded by the exons ATGCAGTCTCCCGTCGTGGCCACCAAATTCCATTGCACAAAATCTGCAATTTACAGCACTGGCCACTGCAAGAAGAGAACCACCATCTTCCACTTCAAATTCACACGTTCCTCTACTTTTCGAATACAAAGATTCAACTTAGCTTGCCATAACCGAAACCCAGAGAACCATTTGGTCTCTCCATGGTCTTCCGACATTTTTCCAAG GGGCATAAGGAATTGCACAGAATGTATCAATGTTTCATGGAGATGGGTTTCTCAGGTCATCTCTTTTTACTTGTTCTGTCTAAATCTTGTCGCTGATGCTGTGGCAATTGACTATCCATCTCCTTCTTTTGTGTATGCTTGTGAAGATGTTAACAATTACTATGCCAATGCGGATCATTTAGAGGGTAAATCACTCAAGAAAAAACTGAATTCCATCATAGCCCGGCACCAATCTTTATCCTACAGAGAG GTGTGGAATGCCCTCAAGCTTCTTGATGCTTCGGATGTTGACAACCCCAAAGCTTCGTCAGGGAT AGTTGAAATTTACTCCTTGAGGGTTGTACCCAAGTCGTTAGCTGGAAAGCCTGACGGATGGAATA GGGAGCATCTATGGCCTCGTTCTTATGGGTTAAAAGATGGTTCCTCCTTGACTGATTTACACAACATTCGCCCAGCAGATGTGAATG TCAATTCATCCAGGGGGAACAAATACTACGGAGAATGCAATGTTTACTCAACTAAGTGTTTGAAGCCAGCAAACAAAGAAGCTGCTTTGGACACGGAAACTGACAAGGACAGATGGGCACCACCTAAACAg CATAGAGGAGATATTGCAAGGGCGCTGATGTACATGGCAGTATGTTACGGGTTTCGTCAACCAGATGGAGGCCCAGCTCTTCACCTTTCAGATTCTCCAAAAAGTT CAGCAACTAGTGAGATGGGACTGCTTTCTACATTGTTAAAGTGGAATGAGATTGACCCACCttcaagagaagagaagtTGAGAAATGAAAGAGTCTGCAAGTTTTATCAGCACAATAGAAATCCTTTTGTAGACCATCCAGAGTATGCAAGTCTCATATGGGAAGAACACAGTTCTCTTCGCCTTCCAAGGAGTCATGAAATTCACAACAAAAGACAGTTCAAGACAAG CCGATCCTCAGTTGACAGGCTTCAAACCTTCAAGGAAAGACATGGTGGAATTGCTATGACAGGCACGAAACAATTTTAG
- the LOC18791482 gene encoding uncharacterized protein LOC18791482 isoform X4, whose translation MVFRHFSKGHKELHRMYQCFMEMGFSDVNNYYANADHLEGKSLKKKLNSIIARHQSLSYREVWNALKLLDASDVDNPKASSGIVEIYSLRVVPKSLAGKPDGWNREHLWPRSYGLKDGSSLTDLHNIRPADVNVNSSRGNKYYGECNVYSTKCLKPANKEAALDTETDKDRWAPPKQHRGDIARALMYMAVCYGFRQPDGGPALHLSDSPKSSATSEMGLLSTLLKWNEIDPPSREEKLRNERVCKFYQHNRNPFVDHPEYASLIWEEHSSLRLPRSHEIHNKRQFKTSCCLGAPGNMSSRSSVDRLQTFKERHGGIAMTGTKQF comes from the exons ATGGTCTTCCGACATTTTTCCAAG GGGCATAAGGAATTGCACAGAATGTATCAATGTTTCATGGAGATGGGTTTCTCAG ATGTTAACAATTACTATGCCAATGCGGATCATTTAGAGGGTAAATCACTCAAGAAAAAACTGAATTCCATCATAGCCCGGCACCAATCTTTATCCTACAGAGAG GTGTGGAATGCCCTCAAGCTTCTTGATGCTTCGGATGTTGACAACCCCAAAGCTTCGTCAGGGAT AGTTGAAATTTACTCCTTGAGGGTTGTACCCAAGTCGTTAGCTGGAAAGCCTGACGGATGGAATA GGGAGCATCTATGGCCTCGTTCTTATGGGTTAAAAGATGGTTCCTCCTTGACTGATTTACACAACATTCGCCCAGCAGATGTGAATG TCAATTCATCCAGGGGGAACAAATACTACGGAGAATGCAATGTTTACTCAACTAAGTGTTTGAAGCCAGCAAACAAAGAAGCTGCTTTGGACACGGAAACTGACAAGGACAGATGGGCACCACCTAAACAg CATAGAGGAGATATTGCAAGGGCGCTGATGTACATGGCAGTATGTTACGGGTTTCGTCAACCAGATGGAGGCCCAGCTCTTCACCTTTCAGATTCTCCAAAAAGTT CAGCAACTAGTGAGATGGGACTGCTTTCTACATTGTTAAAGTGGAATGAGATTGACCCACCttcaagagaagagaagtTGAGAAATGAAAGAGTCTGCAAGTTTTATCAGCACAATAGAAATCCTTTTGTAGACCATCCAGAGTATGCAAGTCTCATATGGGAAGAACACAGTTCTCTTCGCCTTCCAAGGAGTCATGAAATTCACAACAAAAGACAGTTCAAGACAAG TTGTTGTTTGGGTGCTCCGGGAAACATGAGCAGCCGATCCTCAGTTGACAGGCTTCAAACCTTCAAGGAAAGACATGGTGGAATTGCTATGACAGGCACGAAACAATTTTAG
- the LOC18791482 gene encoding uncharacterized protein LOC18791482 isoform X1 → MQSPVVATKFHCTKSAIYSTGHCKKRTTIFHFKFTRSSTFRIQRFNLACHNRNPENHLVSPWSSDIFPRGIRNCTECINVSWRWVSQVISFYLFCLNLVADAVAIDYPSPSFVYACEDVNNYYANADHLEGKSLKKKLNSIIARHQSLSYREVWNALKLLDASDVDNPKASSGIVEIYSLRVVPKSLAGKPDGWNREHLWPRSYGLKDGSSLTDLHNIRPADVNVNSSRGNKYYGECNVYSTKCLKPANKEAALDTETDKDRWAPPKQHRGDIARALMYMAVCYGFRQPDGGPALHLSDSPKSSATSEMGLLSTLLKWNEIDPPSREEKLRNERVCKFYQHNRNPFVDHPEYASLIWEEHSSLRLPRSHEIHNKRQFKTSCCLGAPGNMSSRSSVDRLQTFKERHGGIAMTGTKQF, encoded by the exons ATGCAGTCTCCCGTCGTGGCCACCAAATTCCATTGCACAAAATCTGCAATTTACAGCACTGGCCACTGCAAGAAGAGAACCACCATCTTCCACTTCAAATTCACACGTTCCTCTACTTTTCGAATACAAAGATTCAACTTAGCTTGCCATAACCGAAACCCAGAGAACCATTTGGTCTCTCCATGGTCTTCCGACATTTTTCCAAG GGGCATAAGGAATTGCACAGAATGTATCAATGTTTCATGGAGATGGGTTTCTCAGGTCATCTCTTTTTACTTGTTCTGTCTAAATCTTGTCGCTGATGCTGTGGCAATTGACTATCCATCTCCTTCTTTTGTGTATGCTTGTGAAGATGTTAACAATTACTATGCCAATGCGGATCATTTAGAGGGTAAATCACTCAAGAAAAAACTGAATTCCATCATAGCCCGGCACCAATCTTTATCCTACAGAGAG GTGTGGAATGCCCTCAAGCTTCTTGATGCTTCGGATGTTGACAACCCCAAAGCTTCGTCAGGGAT AGTTGAAATTTACTCCTTGAGGGTTGTACCCAAGTCGTTAGCTGGAAAGCCTGACGGATGGAATA GGGAGCATCTATGGCCTCGTTCTTATGGGTTAAAAGATGGTTCCTCCTTGACTGATTTACACAACATTCGCCCAGCAGATGTGAATG TCAATTCATCCAGGGGGAACAAATACTACGGAGAATGCAATGTTTACTCAACTAAGTGTTTGAAGCCAGCAAACAAAGAAGCTGCTTTGGACACGGAAACTGACAAGGACAGATGGGCACCACCTAAACAg CATAGAGGAGATATTGCAAGGGCGCTGATGTACATGGCAGTATGTTACGGGTTTCGTCAACCAGATGGAGGCCCAGCTCTTCACCTTTCAGATTCTCCAAAAAGTT CAGCAACTAGTGAGATGGGACTGCTTTCTACATTGTTAAAGTGGAATGAGATTGACCCACCttcaagagaagagaagtTGAGAAATGAAAGAGTCTGCAAGTTTTATCAGCACAATAGAAATCCTTTTGTAGACCATCCAGAGTATGCAAGTCTCATATGGGAAGAACACAGTTCTCTTCGCCTTCCAAGGAGTCATGAAATTCACAACAAAAGACAGTTCAAGACAAG TTGTTGTTTGGGTGCTCCGGGAAACATGAGCAGCCGATCCTCAGTTGACAGGCTTCAAACCTTCAAGGAAAGACATGGTGGAATTGCTATGACAGGCACGAAACAATTTTAG
- the LOC18791482 gene encoding uncharacterized protein LOC18791482 isoform X2, translating to MQSPVVATKFHCTKSAIYSTGHCKKRTTIFHFKFTRSSTFRIQRFNLACHNRNPENHLVSPWSSDIFPRGIRNCTECINVSWRWVSQVISFYLFCLNLVADAVAIDYPSPSFVYACEDVNNYYANADHLEGKSLKKKLNSIIARHQSLSYREVWNALKLLDASDVDNPKASSGIVEIYSLRVVPKSLAGKPDGWNREHLWPRSYGLKDGSSLTDLHNIRPADVNVNSSRGNKYYGECNVYSTKCLKPANKEAALDTETDKDRWAPPKQHRGDIARALMYMAVCYGFRQPDGGPALHLSDSPKSSTSEMGLLSTLLKWNEIDPPSREEKLRNERVCKFYQHNRNPFVDHPEYASLIWEEHSSLRLPRSHEIHNKRQFKTSCCLGAPGNMSSRSSVDRLQTFKERHGGIAMTGTKQF from the exons ATGCAGTCTCCCGTCGTGGCCACCAAATTCCATTGCACAAAATCTGCAATTTACAGCACTGGCCACTGCAAGAAGAGAACCACCATCTTCCACTTCAAATTCACACGTTCCTCTACTTTTCGAATACAAAGATTCAACTTAGCTTGCCATAACCGAAACCCAGAGAACCATTTGGTCTCTCCATGGTCTTCCGACATTTTTCCAAG GGGCATAAGGAATTGCACAGAATGTATCAATGTTTCATGGAGATGGGTTTCTCAGGTCATCTCTTTTTACTTGTTCTGTCTAAATCTTGTCGCTGATGCTGTGGCAATTGACTATCCATCTCCTTCTTTTGTGTATGCTTGTGAAGATGTTAACAATTACTATGCCAATGCGGATCATTTAGAGGGTAAATCACTCAAGAAAAAACTGAATTCCATCATAGCCCGGCACCAATCTTTATCCTACAGAGAG GTGTGGAATGCCCTCAAGCTTCTTGATGCTTCGGATGTTGACAACCCCAAAGCTTCGTCAGGGAT AGTTGAAATTTACTCCTTGAGGGTTGTACCCAAGTCGTTAGCTGGAAAGCCTGACGGATGGAATA GGGAGCATCTATGGCCTCGTTCTTATGGGTTAAAAGATGGTTCCTCCTTGACTGATTTACACAACATTCGCCCAGCAGATGTGAATG TCAATTCATCCAGGGGGAACAAATACTACGGAGAATGCAATGTTTACTCAACTAAGTGTTTGAAGCCAGCAAACAAAGAAGCTGCTTTGGACACGGAAACTGACAAGGACAGATGGGCACCACCTAAACAg CATAGAGGAGATATTGCAAGGGCGCTGATGTACATGGCAGTATGTTACGGGTTTCGTCAACCAGATGGAGGCCCAGCTCTTCACCTTTCAGATTCTCCAAAAAGTT CAACTAGTGAGATGGGACTGCTTTCTACATTGTTAAAGTGGAATGAGATTGACCCACCttcaagagaagagaagtTGAGAAATGAAAGAGTCTGCAAGTTTTATCAGCACAATAGAAATCCTTTTGTAGACCATCCAGAGTATGCAAGTCTCATATGGGAAGAACACAGTTCTCTTCGCCTTCCAAGGAGTCATGAAATTCACAACAAAAGACAGTTCAAGACAAG TTGTTGTTTGGGTGCTCCGGGAAACATGAGCAGCCGATCCTCAGTTGACAGGCTTCAAACCTTCAAGGAAAGACATGGTGGAATTGCTATGACAGGCACGAAACAATTTTAG